A section of the Streptobacillus ratti genome encodes:
- a CDS encoding ABC transporter permease has product MNTNENLEKDEFMEDSLKNEVPSGFNVIKREFQKDKVALFSLTLLSILIIVIFFSATFLLDVEDVMKVRLLDKYAAPLEGYWLGADYGGRSILGQLIIGARNSIVIGFSVTIITSFIGIVVGVIIAYYGGWIENLSMRIIDFISILPTTLIIIVFVTIVPRYNVVTFIMIMSIFYWTGNARLIRGKVLSEVRRDYINASKTMGTSDIKIIFRELLPNISSLIIVGLTLGFAGNLGIETGLTFLGYGLPPQVPSLGILISYATAPEVLSDKWWVWMPASLLILVIMLCINYIGEALKRASDARQRLG; this is encoded by the coding sequence ATGAATACAAATGAAAATTTAGAAAAAGATGAATTTATGGAAGATAGTTTAAAAAATGAAGTACCTTCAGGATTTAACGTAATTAAAAGAGAATTTCAAAAAGATAAAGTTGCTCTATTTTCTCTAACTTTATTATCAATATTAATTATAGTAATATTCTTTTCAGCAACATTTTTACTAGATGTAGAAGATGTAATGAAAGTTAGATTATTAGATAAATATGCAGCACCACTTGAGGGATATTGGTTAGGAGCTGACTATGGGGGACGTAGTATACTTGGTCAGTTGATTATTGGAGCTAGAAATTCTATAGTAATAGGATTTTCAGTTACTATTATTACTTCATTTATAGGTATAGTTGTTGGAGTAATTATTGCATATTATGGTGGTTGGATAGAAAATCTTTCAATGAGAATTATAGATTTTATAAGCATTTTACCAACTACATTAATAATAATAGTATTTGTTACTATAGTGCCAAGATATAATGTTGTTACGTTTATAATGATAATGTCTATTTTCTATTGGACAGGAAATGCAAGACTAATTCGTGGTAAGGTATTATCAGAAGTAAGAAGAGATTATATCAATGCCTCAAAAACTATGGGAACTAGTGATATTAAAATAATATTTAGAGAATTACTTCCTAATATTTCATCATTAATTATAGTTGGATTAACTTTAGGATTTGCAGGTAATTTAGGTATAGAAACTGGATTAACATTTTTAGGATATGGATTACCACCTCAAGTTCCGTCTTTAGGAATTTTAATAAGTTATGCAACAGCACCAGAAGTGCTTTCTGATAAATGGTGGGTATGGATGCCAGCATCATTATTAATATTAGTAATAATGTTATGTATTAACTATATAGGAGAAGCATTAAAGAGAGCTAGTGATGCTAGACAAAGATTAGGATAA
- the opp4B gene encoding oligopeptide ABC transporter permease, which translates to MWKTVLRRVLAMIPQLFILSLIVFIVAKLMPGDPFTGLISPTTPPEAIEKLRREAGLYDPLYTQYINWMSRAFNGNFGISYTYKLPVTRIIGERIYNTFFLSLLSVILMYSIALPLGILSGRYNGSKLDKIVTIYNFISYAMPTFILSLLMVFIFGYKLRIFPTGGSVDLGYVPGSLDYVINKIYHLILPAITYALLATTSTIRYLRSEIIDSKSLDYVKTAKAKGVPESVVYSRHIFRNSVLPIAAFLGYTITGLFGGSIFIETIFNYPGMGQLFISSISSRDYSVITTLILFYGFLSLLGSLLSDILLMIVDPRIRIE; encoded by the coding sequence ATGTGGAAAACGGTTTTAAGAAGAGTTTTAGCAATGATTCCTCAATTATTTATCTTAAGTTTAATAGTGTTTATTGTTGCTAAATTAATGCCTGGTGATCCATTTACTGGATTAATTTCACCAACAACACCACCTGAAGCTATTGAAAAATTAAGAAGAGAAGCAGGATTATATGACCCTTTATATACTCAATATATTAATTGGATGAGTAGAGCTTTTAACGGTAATTTTGGTATAAGTTATACATATAAATTACCAGTTACAAGAATTATAGGTGAAAGAATATATAATACATTCTTTTTATCATTATTATCTGTTATATTAATGTATTCTATAGCATTACCATTAGGAATATTAAGTGGAAGATATAACGGTTCAAAATTAGATAAAATTGTTACGATTTATAATTTTATAAGCTATGCAATGCCTACATTTATTTTATCATTATTAATGGTATTTATATTTGGATATAAATTAAGAATATTCCCAACTGGTGGTTCAGTTGACTTAGGTTATGTTCCAGGTAGTTTAGATTATGTAATTAATAAAATATATCACTTGATACTGCCAGCAATAACATATGCACTGCTTGCAACTACAAGTACAATTAGATATTTAAGAAGTGAAATTATAGATTCTAAATCATTAGATTATGTTAAAACAGCAAAAGCAAAAGGTGTACCAGAATCAGTAGTTTATTCAAGACATATTTTTAGAAACTCTGTTTTACCTATTGCAGCATTTTTAGGGTATACAATTACAGGATTATTTGGAGGGTCTATATTTATAGAAACAATATTTAATTATCCTGGTATGGGACAATTATTTATTTCTTCAATATCATCAAGAGATTATTCTGTTATTACAACATTAATATTATTCTATGGATTTTTAAGTTTATTAGGGTCATTATTATCTGATATTTTATTAATGATAGTAGATCCGAGAATAAGAATAGAGTAA